In Comamonadaceae bacterium OS-1, a single window of DNA contains:
- the parC gene encoding DNA topoisomerase 4 subunit A has product MTDQPELDLPEDPPLLPPDDTPEPAIDDDGLSLASYAQRAYLEYALSVVKGRAIPDVTDGQKPVQRRILYSMSRMGLGFGGANGATGAKPVKCARVVGDVLGRFHPHGDQAAYDALVRMAQDFSQRYPLIDGQGNFGSRDGDGAAAMRYTEARLARITSLLLDEIDEGTVDFVPNYDGSTQEPQQLPARLPFNLLNGASGIAVGLATEIPSHNLREIADACVALIKTPQLSEEELFAIVPGPDYPGGGQIISSSADIADAYRTGRGSLKVRARWKIEDLARGQWQLVVNELPPGVSTQRVLEEIEELTNPRIKAGKKALSLEQTQLKASVLSVLDVVRDESNKDAAVRLVFEPKTSRIEQQELITALLAHTSLETSSPVNLTMIGLDGRPMQKSLRQMLQEWIAFRQTTLQRRSQHRLDKVLERIHILEGRQIVLLNIDEVIAIIRQADEPKAALIARFNLSDRQAEDILEIRLRQLARLEAIKIEQELKTLRDEQARLEELLANPTVLRRLMVKEIEADAKIFADPRRTLIQAEKRAVVEVKVVDEPVTVVVSQKGWVRAQKGWAKEGGAEYSFKSGDALYGTFECRSVDTLLVFGTAKDKTGRVYTVPVASLPGARGDGQPVTTLIELESGTQVAHYFAGPGSATLLLSSSGGYGFLATVDDMQARNKSGKAFITVGEGETVNPPSHASGTSGSQPLVPATHVACASTGGRILTFEISELKLQPKGGRGLMLIALEDVDTLAGAAAYTRSIRIDGMGRGAKPRSETLEIRSLNNARAVRGRKGKVADLGFKPSSVLRVE; this is encoded by the coding sequence ATGACCGACCAACCCGAACTGGATCTGCCAGAAGACCCGCCCTTGCTGCCGCCGGACGACACCCCTGAACCCGCGATTGACGACGACGGCCTGAGCCTGGCCAGCTACGCCCAGCGCGCTTACCTGGAATACGCCCTGAGCGTGGTCAAGGGCCGCGCCATTCCCGACGTGACCGACGGCCAGAAGCCGGTGCAGCGGCGCATTTTGTATTCCATGTCGCGCATGGGCCTGGGCTTTGGGGGGGCCAATGGGGCTACCGGGGCCAAGCCGGTCAAATGTGCCCGCGTGGTCGGCGATGTGCTGGGTCGCTTCCACCCGCACGGCGACCAGGCCGCCTACGACGCGCTGGTGCGCATGGCGCAAGACTTCAGCCAGCGCTACCCGCTGATCGACGGCCAGGGCAACTTCGGCAGCCGCGACGGCGATGGCGCTGCGGCGATGCGCTACACCGAGGCCCGCCTGGCCCGCATCACCAGCCTGCTGCTGGACGAAATCGACGAAGGCACGGTGGACTTTGTGCCCAACTACGACGGCTCCACCCAGGAGCCGCAGCAATTGCCCGCCCGCCTGCCGTTCAACCTGCTCAACGGGGCCAGCGGCATCGCCGTGGGCCTGGCCACCGAAATCCCCAGCCACAACCTGCGCGAGATTGCCGATGCCTGCGTGGCGCTGATCAAGACCCCGCAGCTCAGCGAAGAAGAGCTTTTTGCCATCGTGCCCGGCCCGGATTACCCCGGCGGCGGCCAGATCATCAGCAGCAGCGCCGACATTGCCGATGCCTACCGCACGGGCCGTGGCTCACTCAAGGTGCGGGCGCGCTGGAAGATCGAAGACCTGGCACGCGGCCAATGGCAGCTGGTGGTCAATGAACTCCCCCCGGGCGTGAGCACCCAGCGCGTGCTGGAAGAAATCGAAGAGCTCACCAACCCGCGCATCAAGGCCGGTAAAAAAGCCCTGAGCCTGGAGCAGACGCAGCTGAAAGCCTCGGTGCTGTCGGTGCTGGACGTGGTGCGCGACGAATCGAACAAAGATGCGGCGGTGCGCCTGGTGTTCGAGCCCAAAACCAGCCGTATCGAGCAGCAGGAGCTGATCACCGCGTTGCTGGCCCACACCAGCTTAGAGACATCGTCGCCCGTCAACCTGACCATGATCGGGCTGGACGGCCGGCCCATGCAGAAGTCGCTGCGCCAGATGCTGCAGGAGTGGATTGCCTTTCGCCAGACCACGCTGCAACGCCGCAGCCAGCACCGGCTGGACAAGGTGCTGGAGCGCATCCACATCCTGGAGGGGCGGCAGATTGTGCTGCTCAATATCGACGAGGTGATCGCCATCATCCGCCAGGCCGACGAGCCCAAGGCGGCGCTGATTGCGCGCTTCAATTTGAGCGACCGGCAGGCCGAAGACATCCTGGAAATCCGCCTGCGCCAACTGGCTCGGCTGGAAGCCATCAAGATCGAGCAGGAGCTGAAAACCCTGCGCGACGAGCAGGCCAGGCTGGAAGAGCTGCTGGCCAACCCCACCGTGCTGCGCCGCCTGATGGTCAAAGAGATCGAGGCCGACGCCAAGATTTTTGCCGACCCGCGCCGCACCCTGATCCAGGCTGAGAAGCGTGCCGTGGTCGAAGTCAAGGTGGTCGATGAGCCTGTGACTGTGGTGGTTTCGCAAAAAGGCTGGGTCCGGGCTCAAAAAGGCTGGGCCAAGGAAGGTGGGGCCGAATACAGCTTCAAATCCGGCGACGCGCTGTACGGTACCTTTGAATGCCGCAGTGTGGACACCCTGCTGGTGTTTGGCACCGCCAAGGACAAAACGGGCCGCGTCTACACCGTACCCGTGGCCTCGCTGCCTGGCGCGCGCGGCGACGGCCAGCCGGTGACCACGCTGATCGAACTGGAAAGCGGCACCCAGGTGGCGCACTACTTTGCCGGGCCGGGCAGCGCCACGCTGCTGCTGTCCAGCTCGGGCGGATACGGCTTTTTGGCCACCGTGGACGACATGCAGGCCCGCAACAAGAGCGGCAAGGCCTTCATCACCGTGGGCGAGGGCGAGACGGTGAACCCGCCGTCCCACGCCAGCGGCACCAGTGGCAGCCAGCCGCTGGTGCCCGCCACCCACGTGGCCTGCGCCTCCACCGGTGGGCGGATTCTCACTTTTGAGATTTCCGAGCTCAAGCTGCAGCCCAAGGGCGGGCGCGGCCTGATGCTGATAGCGCTGGAAGATGTCGACACCCTGGCCGGTGCCGCCGCCTACACCCGCAGCATCCGCATCGACGGCATGGGGCGGGGTGCCAAGCCACGCTCCGAGACGCTGGAAATCCGCAGTCTGAATAATGCGCGGGCGGTGCGCGGGCGCAAGGGCAAGGTGGCCGACCTGGGGTTTAAACCTAGCAGCGTGTTAAGGGTCGAATAA
- the mltF gene encoding membrane-bound lytic murein transglycosylase F, producing the protein MNKKGLCRSLCIGFLLSIVQQLALADVWGYIDPQGVAHFATERTDDRYELFYKGDESFDTTQGLKAASTARPLDVPVAPPKLLAFFDISPSYKLVKQHLREASTKLSVDYELLQALIVAESGFNSTAVSPKGAVGLMQIMPATAERYGLVGDAKLSIEEKLTDPKTNIRIGARYLSDLIRMFPGQLELAVASYNAGEGAVQRAGNRIPNYKETQAYVKTVLQLYNGLKPPAALAEQRRLPSRIRMELSGGAAGRGNLPPVAGLP; encoded by the coding sequence ATGAACAAAAAAGGCCTCTGCCGCTCACTCTGTATAGGTTTCCTGCTCTCCATAGTGCAGCAGTTGGCCCTGGCCGACGTGTGGGGCTATATCGACCCGCAGGGCGTGGCACACTTTGCCACCGAGCGCACAGACGACCGCTACGAGCTGTTCTACAAGGGCGATGAAAGCTTTGACACCACCCAGGGGCTGAAGGCGGCCAGCACGGCCCGACCGTTGGATGTGCCCGTGGCACCGCCAAAGCTGCTGGCCTTTTTCGATATTTCGCCCAGCTACAAACTCGTCAAGCAGCATCTGCGCGAGGCCTCCACCAAGCTGAGTGTCGATTACGAGTTGTTGCAGGCCTTGATCGTGGCCGAGTCGGGCTTCAACAGCACCGCCGTATCGCCCAAGGGCGCTGTCGGCCTGATGCAGATCATGCCGGCCACGGCCGAGCGCTATGGGCTGGTGGGCGATGCCAAGCTCAGCATCGAGGAAAAGCTGACCGACCCCAAAACCAATATCCGCATCGGCGCGCGCTACCTCAGCGACCTGATCCGCATGTTTCCCGGCCAGCTGGAGCTGGCGGTGGCCTCGTACAACGCAGGCGAAGGCGCGGTGCAAAGGGCGGGCAACCGCATTCCCAATTACAAGGAAACCCAGGCCTACGTGAAAACTGTACTGCAGCTTTACAACGGCCTGAAGCCGCCTGCCGCCCTGGCCGAGCAGCGCCGCCTGCCGTCGCGCATCCGCATGGAGCTGTCGGGCGGTGCCGCGGGCCGGGGCAATTTGCCACCGGTGGCCGGTTTGCCCTGA
- the parE gene encoding DNA topoisomerase 4 subunit B, producing MATQNPAIPATPAYSESSIRVLKGLEPVKQRPGMYTRTDNPLHVIQEVLDNAADEALAGHGKKIRVTLFADGSIGIEDDGRGIPFGLHPEENAPVIELVFTRLHAGGKFDKGKGGAYSFSGGLHGVGVSVTNALALRLEATSYREGSVANLVFAAGDVVQPLQVRKAEAGDRNGAGEGPRDRKSGTTVRVWPDPKYFESPVLPMAELTHLLRSKAVLMPGVTVTLTIEKTKEVQTWAYKGGLRDYLTQTLNGEPVIPLFEGEGFADSGHDTFAEGEGAQWCVAFTEDGAPMRESYVNLIPTSVGGTHESGLRDGLFTAVKSFIELHSLLPKGVKLLPEDVFARASFVLSAKVLDPQFQGQIKERLNSRDAVRLVSSFVRPTLELWLNQHVDYGKKLAELAIKAAQYRQKAGQKVEKRKGSGVAVLPGKLTDCESKDLAQNEVFLVEGDSAGGSAKMGRDKESQAILPLRGKVLNTWEVERDRLFANTEIHDISVAIGVDPHGPNDSPDLSGLRYGKICILSDADVDGSHIQVLLLTLFFRHFPKLIETGHVFVARPPLYRVDAPARGKKPASKAYALDEGERSAILDKLRKEGVREGAWSISRFKGLGEMNAEQLWDTTLNPDTRRLLPVQLGSVNFAQTENLITKLMGKGEAASRRELMELHGDTVELDV from the coding sequence ATGGCCACCCAAAATCCTGCAATCCCCGCTACCCCTGCCTATTCCGAAAGCTCGATCCGCGTCCTCAAGGGCCTGGAGCCCGTCAAGCAGCGCCCGGGCATGTACACCCGCACCGACAACCCCCTGCACGTCATCCAGGAAGTGCTGGACAACGCGGCCGATGAGGCGCTGGCAGGCCACGGCAAAAAGATCCGCGTGACGCTGTTTGCCGACGGCTCGATCGGCATCGAAGACGATGGCCGTGGCATCCCGTTTGGCTTGCACCCGGAAGAAAACGCGCCGGTGATCGAGCTGGTGTTCACCCGCCTGCACGCGGGTGGCAAGTTCGACAAGGGCAAAGGCGGGGCCTACAGCTTCTCGGGCGGCCTGCACGGCGTGGGGGTCAGCGTGACCAATGCGCTGGCGCTGCGGCTGGAAGCCACCTCGTACCGCGAAGGCTCGGTGGCCAACCTGGTGTTTGCCGCGGGCGATGTGGTCCAGCCCCTGCAGGTGCGCAAGGCCGAGGCGGGCGACCGCAACGGAGCGGGGGAGGGCCCCCGCGACCGCAAGTCCGGCACCACCGTGCGCGTCTGGCCCGACCCCAAATACTTCGAGTCCCCGGTCCTGCCCATGGCCGAGCTGACCCACTTGCTGCGCAGCAAAGCCGTGCTCATGCCCGGCGTAACAGTCACGCTGACCATCGAGAAAACCAAGGAAGTGCAGACCTGGGCCTACAAGGGCGGCCTGCGCGACTACCTGACGCAAACCCTGAACGGCGAGCCGGTGATTCCGCTGTTTGAAGGTGAAGGCTTTGCCGACAGCGGCCACGACACCTTTGCCGAAGGCGAGGGCGCGCAGTGGTGCGTGGCCTTTACCGAAGACGGCGCACCCATGCGCGAAAGCTACGTCAATCTGATCCCCACCAGCGTAGGCGGCACGCACGAATCCGGCCTGCGCGACGGCCTGTTCACCGCGGTGAAAAGCTTTATCGAGCTGCATTCACTGCTGCCCAAGGGCGTGAAGCTGCTGCCCGAAGACGTGTTTGCCCGCGCCAGCTTTGTGCTCAGCGCCAAGGTGCTGGACCCGCAGTTCCAGGGCCAGATCAAGGAGCGGCTGAATTCGCGCGACGCGGTGCGCCTGGTGTCCAGCTTTGTGCGGCCCACCCTGGAGCTGTGGCTGAACCAGCACGTGGACTACGGCAAAAAGCTGGCCGAACTGGCCATCAAGGCCGCCCAGTACCGCCAGAAAGCCGGGCAAAAGGTCGAAAAGCGCAAAGGCTCCGGCGTGGCCGTGCTGCCCGGTAAGCTCACCGACTGCGAAAGTAAGGACCTGGCGCAAAACGAGGTGTTCCTGGTCGAGGGCGACTCCGCCGGGGGCAGCGCCAAAATGGGCCGCGACAAGGAAAGCCAGGCCATCCTGCCTCTGCGCGGCAAGGTGCTCAACACCTGGGAGGTAGAGCGCGACCGGCTGTTTGCCAACACCGAAATCCACGACATTTCGGTGGCCATCGGCGTAGACCCGCACGGCCCCAACGATTCGCCCGACCTCAGTGGCCTGCGCTACGGCAAGATCTGCATCCTCAGCGACGCGGACGTGGACGGTTCGCACATCCAGGTGCTGCTGCTCACGCTGTTTTTCCGCCACTTCCCCAAGCTGATCGAAACCGGCCACGTGTTTGTGGCCCGCCCGCCGCTGTACCGGGTGGACGCGCCTGCGCGCGGCAAAAAGCCGGCCAGCAAAGCCTATGCGCTGGACGAAGGCGAACGCAGCGCCATCCTGGACAAACTGCGCAAGGAAGGCGTGCGTGAAGGGGCCTGGAGCATCAGCCGTTTCAAGGGCCTGGGCGAGATGAATGCCGAGCAGTTGTGGGACACCACCCTCAACCCCGACACCCGCCGCCTCTTGCCGGTACAGTTGGGCAGTGTTAACTTCGCCCAGACCGAGAACCTGATTACCAAGCTCATGGGCAAGGGCGAAGCTGCTTCGCGGCGCGAGCTCATGGAACTGCACGGCGACACCGTCGAGCTGGACGTGTAA
- a CDS encoding L-lactate transporter: MQSSKVPLSLTQLLICGGAIVTLSMGIRHGFGLWLQPITQAQGWTRETFAFAIAIQNLTWGISGVFAGMLADKLGAFKVMLAGALLYALGLVGMAHASTPLLFTLSAGVLLGMAQAGTTYAVVYGVIGRNVAANKRSWAMGIAAAAGSFGQFLMVPTEGLLISHLGWQQALVVLGGAALLIMPLAWGLREPGFGGTQSVKRDQTIGEALKEAFKYPSFQLLMAGYFVCGFQVVFIGVHMPSYLRDKGLSPQVASYALALIGLFNVFGTYAAGTLGQRMQKKTILSFIYFARAVTISIFLLAPLSPTSVYIFAAVMGVLWLSTVPPTNAALAQIFGIQHMSMLSGFVFLSHQIGSFMGVWLGGFLYDRNGNYDMVWYIAIGLGVFAGLVNLPVKEAPIRRAGALAQGA, from the coding sequence ATGCAAAGTTCCAAAGTCCCTCTTTCCCTCACCCAACTCCTTATCTGCGGCGGTGCCATCGTCACCCTGTCCATGGGCATACGCCACGGCTTCGGCCTGTGGTTGCAGCCCATTACCCAAGCCCAGGGCTGGACGCGCGAAACCTTTGCGTTTGCCATCGCCATCCAGAACCTGACCTGGGGTATCAGCGGCGTGTTTGCGGGCATGCTGGCCGACAAGCTGGGCGCTTTCAAGGTGATGCTGGCGGGGGCGCTGCTGTACGCGCTGGGCCTGGTGGGCATGGCGCATGCATCCACGCCGCTGCTGTTTACCTTGAGCGCGGGCGTGCTGCTGGGCATGGCCCAGGCGGGCACCACCTATGCCGTGGTGTACGGGGTGATCGGGCGCAATGTGGCGGCCAACAAGCGCTCCTGGGCCATGGGCATTGCGGCGGCAGCGGGCTCGTTTGGGCAATTTTTGATGGTGCCCACCGAGGGGCTATTGATCAGCCACCTGGGCTGGCAGCAGGCGCTGGTGGTGCTGGGCGGCGCGGCCTTGCTGATCATGCCGCTGGCTTGGGGCCTGCGCGAACCGGGTTTTGGCGGGACCCAGTCGGTTAAACGCGACCAGACGATTGGCGAGGCGCTCAAGGAGGCCTTCAAATACCCCAGCTTCCAGCTGCTGATGGCGGGCTACTTTGTGTGCGGCTTCCAGGTGGTGTTCATCGGCGTGCACATGCCCAGCTATTTGCGCGACAAGGGCTTGTCACCCCAGGTGGCCAGCTATGCGCTGGCGCTGATCGGCCTGTTCAATGTGTTTGGCACCTATGCGGCGGGCACGCTGGGGCAGCGCATGCAGAAAAAGACCATTCTTTCCTTCATTTACTTTGCGCGGGCGGTGACCATCAGCATCTTCTTGCTGGCCCCGCTGTCGCCCACCAGCGTCTACATTTTTGCCGCCGTGATGGGCGTGCTGTGGCTATCCACCGTGCCGCCCACCAATGCCGCGCTGGCACAGATTTTTGGCATCCAGCACATGTCGATGCTCAGCGGCTTCGTGTTTTTGAGCCACCAGATCGGCTCTTTCATGGGCGTGTGGCTGGGCGGCTTCTTGTATGACCGCAACGGCAACTACGACATGGTCTGGTACATCGCCATCGGCCTGGGTGTGTTTGCCGGGCTGGTGAATCTGCCGGTGAAAGAAGCGCCCATCCGCCGTGCCGGTGCTCTGGCGCAGGGGGCCTGA
- the dapA_2 gene encoding 4-hydroxy-tetrahydrodipicolinate synthase — translation MAIFPFETADMTPITGSIVALVTPMLEDGSVDYPTLRTLIDWHIAEGTDCIGVVGTTGESPTVTVEEHCEIIRVSVEQAKGRVPIMAGCGANSTAEAIELTRFAKKVGADCHLQVVPYYNKPTQEGQYQHFKAIAEAVDLPMVLYNVPGRSVADMLHDTVLRLAQVPGIVGIKEATGNIERAQWLIRDVPKGFAVYSGDDPTAVALMLCGGQGNISVTANVAPRLMHELCVAAMAGDTRRAMEIQRLLMPVHKNLFVEANPIPVKWAMAELGLCGPALRLPMTPLSASFHTTVKDALRSGGLL, via the coding sequence ATGGCGATTTTCCCGTTTGAGACTGCGGATATGACACCCATTACTGGCAGCATCGTGGCCCTGGTGACCCCGATGCTTGAAGACGGCAGCGTGGACTACCCCACCCTGCGCACCTTGATCGACTGGCATATTGCGGAGGGGACGGACTGCATTGGCGTGGTCGGCACCACCGGCGAATCGCCCACCGTCACCGTGGAAGAGCACTGCGAGATCATCCGCGTGTCGGTCGAGCAGGCCAAGGGCCGGGTGCCCATCATGGCGGGGTGCGGCGCCAATTCCACCGCCGAGGCCATTGAGCTCACCCGTTTTGCCAAAAAAGTGGGTGCCGACTGCCATCTGCAGGTCGTGCCCTACTACAACAAACCCACCCAGGAAGGCCAATACCAGCACTTCAAGGCCATTGCCGAAGCGGTGGACCTGCCCATGGTGCTGTACAACGTGCCCGGCCGCTCGGTGGCCGATATGCTGCACGACACCGTGCTGCGCCTGGCCCAGGTGCCCGGCATTGTGGGCATCAAGGAAGCCACCGGCAACATCGAACGCGCCCAGTGGCTGATCCGCGACGTGCCCAAAGGCTTTGCCGTGTACTCGGGCGACGACCCGACCGCGGTGGCGCTGATGCTGTGCGGCGGCCAGGGCAACATCAGCGTCACAGCCAATGTGGCCCCGCGCCTGATGCACGAGCTGTGTGTAGCCGCCATGGCCGGTGACACGCGCCGCGCCATGGAAATCCAGCGCCTGCTCATGCCGGTGCACAAAAACCTGTTTGTCGAAGCCAACCCCATCCCGGTGAAATGGGCCATGGCCGAACTGGGCCTGTGCGGGCCTGCTTTGCGCCTGCCCATGACACCGTTGTCGGCCTCTTTCCATACCACCGTCAAAGACGCGCTGCGCAGCGGCGGCTTGCTGTAA